One segment of Arcanobacterium phocae DNA contains the following:
- a CDS encoding ABC transporter ATP-binding protein — MNKTTTSATGPQGRVVLRDIIKEFPTDHGVFRAVDDVNIEIEPGEFLTLLGPSGCGKTTTLRMVAGFETPSSGVIELDGKDIVAVTPEKRPMTMVFQSYALFPHLTVRENIEYGLKVKKMKRAEMDSAVDAVLASMSLTGLQDRAPSQLSGGQQQRVALARAIVMQPKVLLFDEPLSNLDAKLRERMRMELRQMQRRLGITSLYVTHDQSEAMTLSDRVLVMNNGRIEQIASPEEIYRRPATVFVADFIGRANFLPCDVLERGTDQVRVNVLQEELTIPAHSSVVGSDDTVVLVRPESMRLVGLADSDPRAIVGRTVRVLSTVFFGDHVEYEVESESGTIVVIESDPDIDKIAAEGDWARISFDPRKAWALPAA; from the coding sequence TGGCGTTTTCCGCGCTGTCGATGATGTAAATATTGAGATTGAGCCGGGCGAGTTTTTAACTCTACTTGGACCTTCTGGCTGTGGAAAGACAACAACACTACGCATGGTTGCCGGTTTCGAAACACCATCCTCTGGCGTTATCGAACTCGATGGCAAGGACATCGTGGCAGTGACACCGGAAAAGCGGCCGATGACTATGGTGTTCCAATCTTATGCGCTCTTCCCTCATCTGACAGTCCGCGAGAATATCGAATATGGCTTAAAGGTCAAGAAAATGAAGCGCGCTGAGATGGACTCTGCTGTGGATGCCGTGTTGGCATCGATGAGTTTGACGGGTTTGCAAGACCGCGCTCCTTCTCAGCTTTCTGGTGGCCAACAACAGCGCGTGGCGTTAGCCCGAGCAATCGTCATGCAACCGAAAGTATTGTTATTCGATGAACCGCTCTCTAACCTGGATGCCAAGCTCCGTGAACGCATGCGTATGGAATTACGGCAGATGCAACGCCGGCTGGGAATCACCTCGCTGTATGTGACCCACGATCAGTCTGAAGCTATGACCTTGTCTGATCGGGTATTGGTGATGAACAACGGCCGGATCGAGCAGATAGCATCACCGGAAGAGATTTACCGTCGCCCTGCTACCGTTTTCGTGGCAGACTTTATCGGGCGCGCGAATTTCTTGCCGTGTGACGTGCTGGAACGCGGCACTGATCAGGTTCGTGTGAATGTGTTGCAGGAAGAACTGACAATCCCGGCTCACAGTTCTGTTGTTGGAAGTGACGATACCGTGGTGTTGGTTCGGCCTGAATCGATGCGCTTGGTAGGACTTGCCGATAGCGATCCACGCGCAATCGTAGGCCGCACAGTTCGGGTGCTCTCCACCGTGTTCTTCGGTGACCATGTTGAATACGAAGTGGAAAGCGAATCCGGCACGATCGTTGTGATCGAATCCGATCCGGATATTGACAAGATCGCTGCCGAAGGTGATTGGGCGAGAATCTCCTTTGATCCACGGAAGGCGTGGGCGTTGCCAGCAGCTTGA
- a CDS encoding ribonuclease J yields MNELLPPELQPDTVRIVPLGGIGEIGRNMTVFELNGRLLIVDCGVLFPEESQPGVDLILPDFDYIKDRMDDVDAIILTHGHEDHIGAVPYLLRLRKDIPIIGSELTIALIEAKLAEHRIKPYVMVVQEGDVEKIGPFECEFVAVNHSIPDALAVAIRSVAGTILHTGDFKMDQLPLDGRITDLRTFARLADEGIDLFMVDSTNAEVPGFVRSEGEIGPVLESVFAQATGQIVVASFASHVHRVQQVFNAAAKFGRKVCFVGRSMVRNMGIAEELGYLNVPDGVLVDLKNAPSVPPEKIVYMSTGSQGEPMAVLSRIASGTHKSIAVGPNDTVIFASSMIPGNENSVFRLINGLTKLGARVVHQGNAKVHVSGHSAQGELLYCYNIVEPEYVMPVHGEPRHLVANGAIAVKTGVPAGNVLLTEDGSVIDMHDGKCAIVGEVPCGHVYVDGSSVGEITEAELTDRLTLGEEGFIAVFAVVDRQKRRIIAGPHIQARGMAEDDSVFDNILPKVTEALEEAIASEGATTYQMQQAMRRVLGRWAAKSLRRSPMIIPTVIEA; encoded by the coding sequence GTGAATGAACTATTGCCTCCAGAACTTCAGCCGGACACGGTACGCATTGTCCCGCTTGGTGGAATCGGCGAAATTGGCCGAAATATGACTGTCTTTGAACTTAACGGGCGCCTGCTCATCGTCGATTGTGGCGTACTGTTCCCCGAAGAATCCCAACCAGGTGTAGACCTTATCCTCCCAGACTTTGACTACATCAAAGACCGGATGGACGACGTTGACGCTATTATTCTTACCCATGGACATGAAGACCATATCGGGGCAGTGCCGTATTTGTTGCGGTTGCGTAAGGATATTCCGATTATCGGATCGGAACTTACGATTGCGCTAATCGAGGCCAAGCTTGCTGAACATCGGATTAAGCCATACGTCATGGTTGTCCAAGAAGGCGATGTGGAAAAGATCGGCCCATTCGAATGCGAATTTGTGGCCGTTAACCACTCGATTCCTGATGCGCTGGCGGTGGCAATACGTTCGGTGGCTGGAACTATTTTGCATACTGGTGATTTTAAGATGGATCAGTTGCCACTCGACGGGCGGATTACTGACCTGCGCACTTTTGCCCGGCTCGCCGATGAAGGTATCGACCTATTCATGGTGGACTCCACCAATGCAGAAGTACCCGGGTTTGTCCGTTCCGAAGGCGAAATCGGGCCGGTGTTAGAGAGCGTTTTTGCTCAAGCAACTGGGCAGATCGTGGTCGCGTCTTTTGCTTCGCACGTCCACCGGGTACAACAAGTGTTCAATGCAGCCGCCAAGTTTGGCCGCAAAGTGTGTTTCGTTGGCCGATCTATGGTGCGCAATATGGGCATCGCTGAAGAACTTGGCTATCTCAACGTTCCAGATGGCGTATTGGTAGATCTGAAGAATGCACCTTCGGTTCCGCCGGAAAAGATTGTGTATATGTCAACTGGTTCGCAAGGCGAGCCGATGGCTGTGCTCTCGAGAATTGCCAGTGGAACACATAAGTCGATTGCGGTTGGACCAAACGATACCGTCATTTTCGCTTCCTCGATGATTCCGGGTAACGAAAACTCTGTATTCCGATTGATCAACGGGTTAACGAAGTTGGGTGCTCGCGTCGTCCATCAGGGCAACGCTAAGGTACACGTTTCTGGTCACTCCGCCCAAGGCGAATTGCTGTACTGCTACAACATTGTTGAGCCAGAATATGTGATGCCTGTACACGGCGAACCACGCCACCTCGTTGCTAACGGTGCTATTGCTGTGAAAACTGGCGTGCCGGCGGGGAACGTGCTTTTGACTGAAGATGGTTCCGTCATTGACATGCACGATGGCAAATGTGCCATCGTTGGTGAAGTCCCGTGTGGTCACGTGTACGTTGATGGCTCATCGGTTGGCGAGATTACCGAAGCGGAACTTACTGATCGCTTGACGCTTGGCGAGGAAGGCTTTATCGCTGTCTTTGCTGTTGTGGATAGGCAAAAGCGCCGTATTATTGCTGGTCCACATATCCAAGCTCGTGGCATGGCCGAAGACGATTCAGTTTTCGATAACATTTTGCCTAAGGTCACTGAAGCATTAGAAGAAGCAATTGCTTCCGAGGGCGCAACAACCTATCAGATGCAACAAGCTATGCGGCGGGTACTAGGGCGCTGGGCTGCTAAGTCGCTTCGGCGTTCACCGATGATCATTCCAACGGTGATCGAAGCATAA
- a CDS encoding M16 family metallopeptidase encodes MTFTTVNLPMDTYETLTFVEDGIVGQRTILPGGVRVLTEKVPGQRSVSAGFWVSAGSRDELLGQEGSTHFLEHMLFKGTDTQSATDISALGDFLGGTLNAATARQYTSYYGRVFASDLPQLMELLIDMLTRSTLDAGEMETERGVILEELAASEDDVTDVAEHALLPLVMGDHPLARPVGGTPQTVSGLRHSDMLDHYHRNYQPQEIIFTAVGDVDHRDFCELVQALLLGSGWILDDGVLPAPRRRVADISYPTIGQDVRITRPGRQTAVALAWPGLTIDDEREHTAMALELILGGGPSSRLFQEVREKRGLAYSTYAWQMNSAEGGAFFLEAQCQPENADDVAAIMTQCLEDIAHGGVSQQEMLTAFNQRRAQLVFSAEANGFRRSRLGQSEIFRGDIWSIEHSLEASRRVTADQVQQLALDILSQPRSSAIVGP; translated from the coding sequence ATGACCTTCACAACCGTCAACTTGCCGATGGATACCTATGAAACGCTGACTTTTGTAGAAGATGGCATCGTTGGACAACGAACGATTTTGCCTGGCGGGGTACGAGTACTGACTGAAAAAGTACCAGGCCAACGTTCGGTGTCGGCAGGGTTTTGGGTGAGTGCCGGCTCGCGTGACGAGCTACTAGGGCAGGAAGGCTCCACACACTTTTTAGAGCATATGCTGTTTAAAGGAACTGACACGCAAAGTGCTACAGATATTTCTGCTCTTGGTGATTTCCTTGGTGGAACGCTCAATGCTGCTACTGCACGTCAATATACTTCCTACTATGGACGTGTTTTTGCGTCGGATCTTCCGCAGCTGATGGAGTTACTGATCGATATGCTCACTCGGTCTACGCTCGACGCGGGAGAGATGGAAACCGAACGCGGAGTGATTTTAGAAGAATTAGCCGCTTCGGAAGACGATGTCACTGATGTTGCCGAACACGCACTACTGCCGTTGGTGATGGGCGACCATCCGCTAGCACGTCCGGTTGGTGGCACGCCACAAACCGTGTCTGGGTTGCGTCATAGTGACATGCTCGATCACTATCACCGGAACTACCAGCCACAGGAGATTATTTTTACCGCCGTTGGCGATGTTGACCATCGTGATTTCTGCGAACTTGTGCAGGCATTGTTGTTGGGAAGTGGTTGGATTCTTGACGACGGCGTTCTGCCGGCTCCTCGCCGGCGAGTTGCTGATATTTCTTATCCGACGATCGGGCAGGACGTACGCATAACTCGTCCGGGACGGCAGACCGCGGTAGCTCTTGCTTGGCCAGGTTTGACTATCGACGACGAACGCGAGCACACGGCTATGGCTCTAGAACTGATTCTTGGTGGTGGTCCGTCGTCGAGGCTATTCCAAGAGGTTCGTGAAAAGCGCGGGTTGGCATACTCAACCTACGCTTGGCAGATGAATTCAGCCGAAGGCGGTGCGTTCTTCTTGGAAGCTCAATGCCAGCCAGAAAATGCTGACGATGTGGCGGCAATTATGACCCAATGCCTAGAAGATATTGCGCATGGGGGAGTATCTCAACAAGAAATGTTGACGGCATTTAATCAACGCCGCGCTCAGCTTGTTTTCTCAGCTGAAGCGAATGGTTTTAGACGGTCACGGCTAGGACAATCTGAGATTTTCCGTGGCGATATTTGGTCTATCGAGCATTCGCTCGAAGCCTCACGCCGGGTGACAGCTGATCAAGTACAGCAGCTGGCTCTCGATATTCTTAGCCAGCCTCGGTCCTCAGCTATCGTTGGACCATAA
- a CDS encoding polyribonucleotide nucleotidyltransferase yields MEGPDVKFAEAVIDNGKFGTRTIRFETGLLARQAAGCALAYLDGETTILSATAVSSQPKEHFDFFPLTVDVEERSYAAGRIPGSFFRREGRPTTDAILAARLIDRPLRPAFVKGLRNEVQVVATILTIHPDDAYDVVAINAASMSTQLSGLPFSGPIGGVRLALIDGQWVAFPRWSELPRATFVMVVAGRIVGDDVAIMMVEAEGGENAIENIAKGGVKPTEEVVAQGLEAAKSFIRVLCEAQAELAAQAAKPTEEYPLFPSYEDAEYDAVAGKLGNRFEELWGIVDKHERDDALNALTEDIVESLIEEFPEREQALALAVNAHWKKAMRERVLTTGERMDGRTPLEIRTITAESGILPRVHGSALFQRGETQIMGVTTLNMLKMEQQMDNLSPVTSKRYIHHYNFPPYSTGETGRVGTPKRREIGHGMLAERALVPVLPSRDEFPYAIRQVSEALGSNGSTSMGSVCASTISLMNAGVPLRAAVAGIAMGLVSGEIDGEQRYVALTDILGAEDALGDMDFKVAGTRDFVTALQLDTKLDGIPAEVLAGALGQAHDARQAILDLIEEAVPEPEEMAQTAPRIISVKIPVDKIGEVIGPKGKMINQIQEDTGADITIEDDGTVFIGATNGTSAEAARQTINQIANPTMPEVGERFVGTVVKTTTFGAFISLAPGKDGLLHISQIRRLVGGKRVENVEDVLNVGDKVEVELAEIDQRGKLSLHAVLTEEQLEAEKAAEAEFKAKRAERGERGERSDRGERRDRSDRGERRERRPRRRTRKVEESADSAPSAESAE; encoded by the coding sequence ATGGAGGGTCCAGACGTAAAATTTGCTGAAGCCGTTATTGATAACGGAAAATTCGGCACCCGCACCATTCGTTTTGAAACCGGCCTATTGGCCCGTCAAGCTGCTGGTTGCGCACTTGCATACTTAGATGGTGAAACCACCATTCTCTCGGCAACCGCTGTATCAAGCCAGCCGAAGGAACATTTCGACTTCTTCCCACTCACCGTCGATGTGGAAGAGCGTTCATACGCAGCCGGTCGTATCCCAGGATCGTTCTTCCGTCGCGAAGGCCGTCCAACTACTGACGCTATTTTGGCTGCCCGCCTCATTGACCGCCCATTGCGCCCAGCCTTCGTTAAAGGCTTGCGCAACGAGGTTCAAGTCGTAGCGACTATCCTTACCATTCACCCAGATGACGCTTACGACGTCGTAGCAATCAACGCTGCGTCAATGTCCACCCAGCTTTCGGGTCTACCATTCTCCGGTCCAATCGGAGGCGTTCGCCTTGCTCTTATTGACGGTCAGTGGGTAGCATTCCCACGCTGGTCTGAACTTCCACGCGCGACTTTTGTCATGGTTGTTGCTGGACGTATTGTGGGCGACGACGTCGCCATTATGATGGTCGAAGCAGAAGGTGGCGAAAATGCCATCGAGAACATTGCTAAGGGTGGCGTGAAGCCAACTGAAGAAGTTGTTGCTCAGGGCCTCGAAGCAGCAAAGTCGTTCATTCGCGTGTTGTGTGAAGCTCAGGCAGAATTAGCCGCCCAGGCAGCTAAGCCAACCGAAGAATACCCACTCTTCCCATCGTACGAAGATGCTGAATACGATGCTGTTGCTGGTAAGCTCGGCAACCGGTTCGAAGAGCTATGGGGTATCGTTGATAAGCATGAACGTGACGATGCATTGAATGCGTTGACTGAAGACATCGTCGAATCCCTCATCGAGGAATTCCCAGAGCGCGAGCAAGCACTTGCCTTGGCAGTTAATGCTCACTGGAAGAAGGCTATGCGTGAGCGCGTCCTGACCACCGGTGAACGCATGGACGGCCGTACCCCACTCGAAATCCGTACCATTACAGCTGAGTCTGGCATTTTGCCACGAGTTCATGGTTCGGCGCTCTTCCAGCGCGGTGAAACCCAGATCATGGGCGTCACCACCTTGAACATGCTCAAGATGGAACAGCAAATGGATAACCTTTCTCCGGTTACCTCCAAGCGCTACATTCACCACTACAACTTCCCACCATACTCAACTGGTGAGACCGGTCGCGTTGGCACACCAAAGCGCCGCGAAATCGGTCACGGAATGCTCGCTGAGCGTGCACTTGTTCCAGTGTTGCCGTCGCGTGATGAGTTCCCATACGCTATCCGCCAGGTCTCCGAAGCTCTCGGTTCGAACGGTTCAACCTCTATGGGTTCGGTCTGTGCATCAACTATTTCGCTGATGAACGCAGGCGTTCCGTTGCGGGCAGCTGTTGCTGGCATCGCTATGGGCCTCGTTTCTGGCGAGATCGACGGCGAACAGCGTTACGTTGCGTTGACTGACATCCTCGGTGCAGAAGACGCATTGGGCGATATGGACTTCAAGGTTGCTGGTACCCGTGACTTCGTGACTGCGTTGCAGCTTGACACCAAGCTTGATGGTATTCCGGCTGAAGTTTTGGCTGGCGCACTTGGCCAGGCACATGATGCCCGGCAGGCAATCCTCGATCTGATCGAAGAAGCTGTTCCGGAACCAGAAGAAATGGCACAGACTGCACCACGCATCATTTCCGTGAAGATCCCAGTAGACAAGATCGGCGAGGTCATCGGACCGAAAGGCAAGATGATTAACCAGATCCAAGAAGATACTGGTGCAGATATCACGATTGAAGACGATGGCACAGTGTTCATTGGTGCGACCAACGGAACCTCCGCTGAAGCTGCTCGTCAGACGATCAACCAGATCGCTAACCCAACCATGCCAGAAGTTGGTGAGCGTTTCGTTGGAACCGTTGTCAAGACAACGACCTTCGGCGCATTCATCTCCTTGGCTCCAGGCAAGGACGGTCTGCTCCACATTTCGCAGATCCGTCGCCTCGTCGGCGGCAAGCGCGTTGAGAACGTCGAAGACGTCCTGAACGTAGGCGATAAGGTTGAGGTTGAACTCGCTGAGATTGATCAGCGTGGAAAGCTTTCCCTTCATGCCGTTCTGACCGAAGAACAGCTCGAAGCTGAAAAGGCTGCCGAAGCCGAATTTAAGGCCAAGCGCGCGGAGCGTGGCGAACGCGGCGAGCGTTCAGATCGTGGCGAGCGTCGGGACCGTTCGGACCGTGGTGAGCGTCGCGAGCGTCGCCCACGTCGTCGGACCCGTAAGGTCGAAGAATCGGCAGATTCAGCTCCGTCAGCAGAATCAGCTGAGTGA
- the rpsO gene encoding 30S ribosomal protein S15, producing the protein MALSAERKNEIIKEYATHEGDTGSPEVQVALLSARIKELTEHFRTHKHDHHSRRGLMLLIGKRKRLLGYLAAEDIERYRSLIARLGLRR; encoded by the coding sequence ATGGCTCTATCTGCAGAGCGTAAGAACGAAATCATCAAGGAATACGCAACTCATGAAGGTGACACCGGTTCTCCGGAGGTCCAGGTTGCACTTCTCTCCGCCCGCATCAAGGAATTGACAGAGCACTTCCGCACTCACAAGCATGATCACCACTCACGTCGTGGTCTGATGCTTCTCATTGGTAAGCGCAAGCGCCTCCTCGGCTACTTGGCTGCTGAAGATATCGAGCGTTACCGCTCCCTTATTGCACGTCTCGGCTTGCGTCGCTGA
- a CDS encoding DUF7224 domain-containing protein, whose protein sequence is MISALWRQRRREPILFLSPLLIVLATIHFSAAPHGESALPLQGWSLGLSIVFIVGPVVASCVAYSVGRLKDADILAAHWPRHLASIISQSIVIPATVGWLVIMGCGLVMSGFSIPDMRLVLVVTGALGQMLALGVIAAVLLPSIVATPTVLVIGYLWMVLPMAFEPLWLRHLNGYWPTCCMADQVPAWQGVIGVLLVACSLWAIVVAAFLTKVVKKAVFVMIGIIIFFGGLFSVSTLGAFPVVFRGAETVCKPVGDGGELCLFPEHEPQREQVMQVIESVMPAWSDLVPIGQVRYSEAHSQVSISSYFPEGISRENIVSTLAVAHLPEVPDCGNRPYENGIFYEEAWQILMAKGGILVDNESVTERVATTSDQELREWFAQTVAQIKQCS, encoded by the coding sequence ATGATTAGCGCCTTGTGGCGTCAGCGACGACGAGAGCCAATTTTATTCCTTAGCCCACTGCTCATTGTGTTGGCAACGATCCATTTTTCTGCTGCTCCACACGGTGAAAGCGCATTGCCACTGCAAGGATGGTCGCTTGGCTTGTCGATTGTCTTTATCGTTGGGCCGGTGGTGGCAAGCTGTGTTGCGTATTCGGTTGGACGGCTTAAAGATGCAGATATTCTCGCCGCACATTGGCCTAGGCATCTCGCCTCAATTATTTCCCAATCTATTGTTATTCCAGCTACCGTTGGGTGGTTGGTCATCATGGGATGCGGATTGGTGATGTCTGGCTTTTCGATACCTGATATGAGGCTTGTCCTAGTTGTCACAGGTGCATTGGGCCAGATGCTTGCTTTGGGAGTTATTGCGGCAGTTTTGTTGCCTTCTATTGTCGCTACACCTACAGTTTTGGTTATCGGTTACCTGTGGATGGTGTTACCAATGGCGTTTGAACCATTGTGGTTGCGGCATCTCAATGGCTATTGGCCAACGTGCTGTATGGCGGATCAAGTCCCGGCTTGGCAGGGTGTTATCGGAGTTTTATTAGTTGCTTGCAGTTTGTGGGCAATAGTTGTGGCAGCTTTTTTGACTAAAGTGGTTAAAAAAGCTGTATTCGTAATGATAGGAATCATTATTTTTTTTGGTGGATTATTCTCGGTGAGTACTCTAGGAGCTTTTCCAGTGGTCTTTCGCGGGGCAGAAACAGTGTGCAAACCAGTGGGTGATGGCGGTGAACTGTGTTTGTTCCCAGAACACGAGCCTCAGCGTGAACAAGTGATGCAAGTTATTGAATCAGTAATGCCTGCATGGAGTGATCTAGTACCAATCGGGCAGGTACGTTACTCGGAGGCGCATTCCCAAGTCTCCATAAGCAGTTACTTTCCCGAAGGTATTTCGCGCGAAAATATAGTATCTACATTAGCTGTGGCACATTTGCCTGAAGTCCCTGATTGTGGTAATCGTCCTTATGAGAATGGGATATTCTATGAAGAAGCTTGGCAGATATTAATGGCTAAGGGTGGGATTCTTGTTGATAATGAATCTGTAACTGAGCGTGTAGCGACGACGAGTGACCAAGAATTACGTGAGTGGTTTGCCCAGACAGTCGCTCAGATTAAGCAGTGTTCTTAG
- a CDS encoding ATP-binding cassette domain-containing protein has translation MIFIDNLVFSYRNKSLFSKLSIEIHPGRTVLVGPNGAGKTTLMALLSGKLQMAHGNISWPSDSFFTSWMPQRIKPIRSFTVREQLSYIGWLEKVASDQLSQQIQEVLTSVNLLRQADTRSTSLSGGQLRRLGLAQALIGDPDLLILDEPTAGLDVTEYERLRDLLFSDSKLAEYMLVSTHDIRELAASFDWVILLQSGEVKFSGSVPEFLELTPHLDPVESYYVATGTDWRQTQ, from the coding sequence ATGATTTTTATCGACAATCTAGTTTTTTCGTACCGCAATAAATCTTTGTTTTCCAAGTTGTCGATTGAGATTCATCCTGGGCGAACAGTGTTAGTTGGTCCTAATGGGGCTGGAAAAACAACATTGATGGCGCTTCTTTCTGGGAAGTTGCAGATGGCACACGGGAATATCAGCTGGCCAAGCGATTCTTTTTTCACCAGTTGGATGCCGCAACGAATCAAACCAATTCGTAGCTTTACAGTGCGTGAGCAGCTCTCATATATAGGGTGGTTAGAGAAGGTCGCATCTGATCAACTTTCCCAGCAAATTCAGGAAGTACTTACAAGTGTCAATCTTCTTCGGCAGGCTGATACTCGTTCAACTAGTTTATCTGGAGGGCAATTACGTAGACTTGGATTAGCGCAAGCCTTGATTGGTGATCCTGATTTATTGATTTTAGACGAGCCAACTGCAGGTTTGGATGTAACAGAATATGAGCGGCTGCGGGATTTGCTTTTTTCGGATAGCAAACTCGCTGAATATATGCTTGTTTCCACGCATGATATTCGTGAATTGGCAGCATCCTTTGACTGGGTAATCCTTCTTCAATCTGGAGAAGTGAAATTTAGCGGGAGTGTTCCAGAGTTTTTAGAACTGACCCCACACTTAGATCCAGTTGAATCCTATTATGTTGCAACGGGAACTGACTGGAGACAAACGCAATGA
- a CDS encoding bifunctional riboflavin kinase/FAD synthetase, whose product MQIWHSAIDIPCDIGTTVVTIGIFDGVHKGHQVVVQETVRQARQRGLKAVALTFDPHPRLVHNPDTPLPLITSLADRLERLEAAGIDAVFVQHYTLDYARQSPQEFVDQQLVDMLHAGVVVAGEDVRFGRNNSGDGDFLRSYGRNHDLTAIILDDVCDLHDGRRWSSTWVRDLLRAGDVRQATQVLGRPHRIRGVVEHGFKRGRQLGFPTANLPGVGVGEIPADGVYAGWLVRTIPETKATEHLPAAISIGTNPQFDGVERTVEAHVLGRSDLNLYGEEVAIDFIDYVRPMMSFSDVNELLCQMDNDLRSTADILSVPVAGRVDPDSVTAS is encoded by the coding sequence ATGCAAATTTGGCATAGTGCAATCGATATTCCGTGCGATATCGGCACGACAGTTGTGACTATTGGTATTTTCGACGGTGTGCATAAGGGGCACCAGGTAGTGGTGCAAGAAACTGTCCGGCAAGCCCGTCAGCGTGGTCTGAAAGCAGTCGCATTAACTTTTGATCCGCATCCGCGTCTCGTTCATAATCCAGATACTCCCTTACCGTTGATTACGTCTCTTGCTGATCGCTTAGAACGATTAGAAGCGGCTGGGATTGATGCGGTTTTTGTTCAACATTACACGCTGGACTACGCGCGCCAGAGTCCACAAGAATTTGTTGACCAGCAACTTGTAGACATGTTGCATGCTGGGGTGGTTGTAGCTGGAGAAGATGTACGGTTTGGGCGTAATAACTCAGGCGACGGTGATTTTCTGCGTTCCTATGGGCGTAACCACGATTTAACCGCGATTATTTTGGATGATGTTTGTGATTTGCATGATGGTAGACGGTGGTCCTCTACATGGGTGCGTGATCTACTGCGTGCCGGTGATGTTCGGCAAGCAACGCAAGTACTGGGCCGACCACACCGGATTCGTGGCGTAGTTGAGCATGGTTTTAAGCGCGGTCGTCAGCTTGGCTTTCCGACGGCGAATCTGCCGGGCGTAGGCGTTGGCGAAATACCGGCTGATGGTGTTTATGCTGGCTGGCTGGTGCGTACCATTCCAGAAACGAAGGCAACGGAACATTTGCCGGCTGCAATTTCTATTGGAACTAATCCGCAATTTGATGGTGTTGAACGCACAGTAGAGGCCCACGTACTAGGGCGAAGTGATCTTAACCTTTATGGGGAAGAAGTCGCGATCGATTTTATCGACTATGTGCGCCCCATGATGAGCTTTTCTGATGTTAATGAGCTGCTCTGCCAAATGGATAATGATTTGCGGTCCACCGCGGACATCTTGTCCGTGCCAGTGGCGGGACGAGTCGATCCAGATTCGGTGACGGCGAGCTAA